In a single window of the Necator americanus strain Aroian chromosome X, whole genome shotgun sequence genome:
- a CDS encoding hypothetical protein (NECATOR_CHRX.G26310.T1), which produces MIPSSSKVSVEEYRRLQEKVQQLQARVDTKTETIVRLGRDLELSQEENRLVKARSLTLERNLERVEQEVHKYAANEVDIKTSFKIEKQKLIDEVDALKKELSAARNENEELKSEKYDLQKDCKLFRQRIAKYEIANLEGATVAATDETSRKKSGIGSDEDELGKYEKLYKEFKQIETDLHTVLGIKEELVLERDALVKKVERLSTEMAFLLNGDPRRVAEDLDSLVAENRFLKARLDSANEESETMKATLSKYRAMTEASPSTTKTVASQDSSLGEKSSVAVVNMKQIRELLSSHAIKLDDNDYKAITAILLDLCNDKQMALTHLRRANKVLGNRVNEVESHLAVLEAKSRSTSPNKQA; this is translated from the exons ATGATTCCAAGTTCATCCAAGGTGTCCGTCGAGGAATATAGACGGCTGCAAGAAAAG GTTCAACAACTTCAAGCACGAGTTGACACCAAGACAGAAACTATCGttagattagggagagatctGGAATTATCACAAGAAGAGAATCGATTAGTAAAGGCGAGATCACTAACATTGGAACGAAATCTAGAACGAGTAGAACAAGAAGTCCATAAGTATGCAGCG AATGAAGTGGACATTAAAACAAGTTTCAagattgaaaaacaaaagttaaTTGATGAAGTTGATGCTCTCAAGAAAGAGCTATCCGCTGCACGAAACGAGAACGAAGAGCTGAAATCGGAAAAGTACGACCTACAAAAGGACTGCAAATTATTTCGACAACGCATTGCTAAATATGAG ATTGCAAATCTTGAGGGAGCGACAGTTGCAGCAACTGACGaaacttctcgaaaaaaatcaggcATTGGATCTGACGAAGATGAACTCGGAAAGTATGAAAAGTTGTATAAGGAA ttCAAACAAATTGAGACGGACCTTCACACTGTTCTTGGAATCAAGGAAGAGCTTGTCCTAGAGCGTGATGCTTTAGTGAAGAAAGTTGAACGTCTAAGTACAGAGATGGCTTTTCTCTTGAACGGGGATCCACGACGG GTAGCAGAAGATCTGGATAGTCTTGTTGCTGAAAATCGGTTCCTAAAAGCTCGCTTGGATTCAGCTAATGAGGAAAGTGAAACGATGAAAGCAACACTTTCTAAGTATCGAGCTATGACTGAAGCAAGCCCGTCTACG ACCAAGACAGTTGCCAGTCAGGATTCCTCTCTTGGTGAGAAGAGCAGCGTAGCTGTTGTGAATATGAAACAAA TACGCGAATTACTATCTTCTCATGCAATTAAACTTGATGACAATGATTATAAAGCAATTACTGCTATACTACTCGATTTGTGTAATGATAAACAAATGGCCTTGACACATCTCAGAAGAGCAAAtaa AGTTCTAGGGAATCGGGTGAATGAAGTGGAAAGCCATTTGGCCGTATTGGAAGCGAAGTCTAGGAGCACAAGTCCTAATAAACAAGCATAA